One genomic window of Camelina sativa cultivar DH55 chromosome 5, Cs, whole genome shotgun sequence includes the following:
- the LOC104789708 gene encoding uncharacterized protein LOC104789708 has translation MGWLTTCFSSPSFSVALNGELVGYFQGKKGLRQGDSISAPLFTLVMDILSKKLDIAAVQNSFKPHPLCVDPLITHLSFADDLLVFFDGTKSSLAAILDVLENFKVISGLGVNLAKSCLFLDGNDISGIASRQGLSHGALPVRYLGVPLITQKLSPTDYQPLIDKVKGRISGWTHRHLSFAVPFCGRECQIQLEEPRSLGR, from the exons ATGGGGTGGTTGACAActtgtttctcttctccttccttttcgGTTGCACTAAATGGAGAGCTAGTTGGGTACTTCCAAGGCAAGAAGGGTCTAAGACAAGGAGATTCTATCTCTGCACCCTTGTTCACTCTAGTCATGGACATCTTATCAAAGAAGCTGGATATTGCTGCTGTTCAAAACAGTTTCAAGCCTCATCCTCTCTGTGTTGATCCTCTCATTACACATCTCAGCTTCGCAGATGACCTTCTAGTCTTCTTCGATGGCACAAAATCCTCCCTGGCTGCAATTCTTGATGTACTAGAGAATTTTAAGGTAATATCTGGACTAGGAGTCAATCTCGCTAAATCATGTCTGTTCCTCGATGGAAATGACATCAGTGGAATAGCTTCTCGGCAAGGATTATCACATGGAGCCTTACCTGTACGTTACTTGGGAGTTCCACTGATTACTCAAAAGCTCTCTCCGACTGATTATCAACCGCTTATTGATAAAGTCAAAGGTAGAATTTCTGGCTGGACTCATAGGCATCTCTCGTTTGCAG TTCCTTTTTGTGGAAGGGAGTGTCAGATTCAGCTCGAGGAGCCAAGGTCTCTTGGGAGATAG
- the LOC104787900 gene encoding uncharacterized protein LOC104787900: MERKLSYQFLRNCRRFVFVLSQTPRRRFQLLVFYIVSISSSQFKTLRPLSSSLRSSSVSFSTAAMAESALRKRDLNGNASSLPRRPKVPRGNLPHSKNIPETMGNVLVPPQLKGRSNFCLLFIIGSFVKKGSQ; encoded by the exons ATGGAGAGAAAACTCTCGTATCAATTTCTTCGAAATTGTCGACGGTTCGTTTTTGTTCTCTCCCAAACGCCGAGACGGCGATTTCAACTTCTTGTCTTCTATATTGTGTCGATCTCATCTTCTCAATTCAAAACCTTGAGACCACTCTCCAGCTCTCTCCGTTCTTCTTCCGTCTCTTTCAGTACCG CTGCAATGGCCGAGAGTGCATTAAGGAAGCGGGACTTGAATGGGaatgcttcttctcttcctcgtcGTCCCAAGGTACCAAGAGGAAATTTGCCTCATTCCAAGAATATTCCTGAAACTATGGGTAATGTGCTTGTACCTCCTCAGCTCAAGGGAAG GAGcaatttttgtttgcttttcatAATTGGGTCATTTGTGAAGAAGGGAAGCCAATAA
- the LOC104787901 gene encoding protein NRT1/ PTR FAMILY 3.1, producing MEEEQNKNKISEEEKALHGRRTRPKGGMITMPFIFANEICEKLAVVGFHANMISYLTTQLHLPLTKAANTLTNFAGTSSLTPLIGAFVADSFAGRFWTITFASIIYQIGMTLLTVSAIVPTLRPPPCHGEEVCVVADTAQLSILYVALLLGALGSGGIRPCVVAFGADQFDESDPNQTTKTWKYFNWYYFIMGAAVLLAVTVLVWIQDNVGWGLGLGIPTVAMFLSVIAFAGGFKLYRHLDPAGSPFTRLIQVGVSAFRKRKLRMVSDPSLLYSNDEIDAPISLDGKLTHTKHMSFLDKAAIVTEQDNMKPGQIPNYWRLSTVHRIEELKSVIRMGPIGASGILLITAYAQQGTFSLQQAKTMNRHLTKSFQIPAGSMSVFTTVAMLSTIIFYDRVFVKVIRKFTGRERGITYLTRMGIGFVISIIATLVAGFIEIKRKQVAVEHGLLDKPHTIVPISFLWLVPQYGLHGVAEAFMSIGHLEFFYDQAPESMRSTATALFWMAISIGNYTSTLLVTLVHKFSAKPDGSNWLPDNNLNRGRLEYFYWLITLLQVVNFVYYLWCAKIYTYKPVQVHHSKEESSSPVKEELQLSTKSLVDA from the exons ATGGAGGAGGagcagaacaagaacaagatcagtgaagaagaaaaagcactTCATGGAAGACGAACTCGACCAAAGGGTGGAATGATCACCATGCCCTTCATCTTCG CGAACGAGATATGTGAGAAATTGGCGGTGGTTGGGTTTCACGCAAACATGATAAGCTATTTAACAACACAGCTTCATCTTCCATTAACCAAAGCAGCCAACACTCTCACAAACTTCGCCGGAACTTCCAGTCTTACTCCTCTCATCGGTGCCTTTGTCGCCGACTCTTTCGCCGGCCGGTTCTGGACCATCACTTTTGCTTCCATCATCTACCAAATA GGGATGACGTTGCTTACGGTATCGGCAATAGTACCGACGCTAAGGCCACCACCATGTCACGGAGAAGAGGTTTGTGTAGTAGCAGACACAGCACAATTGAGTATATTGTACGTAGCTCTTCTTCTTGGAGCTCTCGGGTCGGGTGGGATCCGACCATGTGTTGTTGCTTTTGGTGCTGATCAGTTCGACGAGTCGGATCCTAATCAAACCACCAAAACCTGGAAGTACTTCAACtg GTACTACTTTATTATGGGTGCGGCAGTTTTACTAGCGGTGACGGTTCTTGTGTGGATCCAAGATAACGTTGGGTGGGGTCTAGGTTTGGGCATCCCGACAGTAGCTATGTTCTTATCCGTTATTGCTTTTGCCGGTGGTTTCAAACTTTACCGTCACTTGGATCCCGCGGGTAGTCCGTTTACCCGCTTGATCCAAGTGGGAGTCTCGGCGTTTCGCAAAAGAAAACTGAGGATGGTTTCTgatccttctcttctctattcCAACGATGAGATTGATGCTCCTATCTCCTTAGATGGTAAACTCACCCATACCAAACATATGAG TTTCTTGGACAAGGCGGCAATAGTGACAGAGCAAGACAATATGAAACCAGGTCAAATCCCCAACTATTGGAGGCTAAGCACAGTCCACAGAATCGAAGAGCTCAAATCAGTGATCCGAATGGGTCCAATAGGAGCCTCAGGGATTCTCCTAATCACAGCCTATGCTCAACAAGGAACCTTCTCTTTACAACAAGCCAAAACCATGAACCGTCACCTCACAAAATCTTTCCAAATCCCAGCCGGTTCAATGTCCGTCTTCACCACTGTCGCAATGCTCAGCACAATCATCTTTTACGACCGCGTTTTCGTCAAGGTAATCCGTAAATTCACGGGACGCGAGAGAGGCATCACTTACCTCACCCGTATGGGAATTGGATTCGTAATCTCGATCATCGCTACGCTTGTTGCTGGATTCATCGAGATCAAGAGGAAACAAGTCGCGGTCGAACATGGCCTTCTCGATAAGCCTCACACGATTGTTCCAATCTCGTTTCTTTGGTTGGTTCCTCAGTATGGTCTACATGGAGTCGCCGAGGCTTTCATGTCCATTGGACATTTAGAGTTCTTCTACGACCAG GCGCCGGAGAGTATGAGGAGCACGGCGACGGCACTTTTTTGGATGGCGATATCGATAGGAAACTATACGAGTACTTTGCTAGTGACACTGGTTCATAAATTCAGTGCTAAACCGGACGGGAGCAATTGGTTACCCGATAACAATTTGAACCGAGGGAGGCTTGAGTATTTTTACTGGTTAATAACTCTGTTACAAGTAGTTAATTTCGTGTATTATCTATGGTGCGCCAAGATTTACACGTATAAACCGGTTCAGGTGCATCATAGCAAAGAAGAGAGTAGTAGTCCGGTTAAGGAGGAATTACAATTGTCTACTAAGAGTTTAGTTGATGCATGA